From Rhododendron vialii isolate Sample 1 chromosome 10a, ASM3025357v1, the proteins below share one genomic window:
- the LOC131302252 gene encoding uncharacterized protein LOC131302252 isoform X1 has translation MPQPQPRQQPGLNDIQMLQRHIMLKQLQEHRRQQQLQESGYERQQNHFNHPSATNKPAVGGHFLPLMNGTPIHDASQMLMAGNMAFAHHGASSAVQGFPNGLYSRGQSQDMYSMGRVPQQLEASMYGTPITSSRNNTNQYDHPQGLSHYSAEVLTKASDNQTEKPTIQSTDFGNSFVSENYNISSDQVRMSDGASKQFFPGRILPENFQQVNALQRSASPHEFNERQEQGGWPGKIPGSTAQSDPSQGLTTLDPLEQKILFNMDDDSWNASFGRKADMGTGGFGNSLEYPDYDSSFPSIQSGSWSALMQSAVAEASSSDTGLQEEWSGLSFQNTEPSIDNQPSTFVQSRNQQTGWVDKPQLLVNDSNMSSDFPGFQQLGLQFSIKQRDGMRSDSSHESVQQSPKMAPKWLDSSSRQNQPIEESHTIPPLENTWPWQSLVQSDGNVQGQNISSYNSHQPDDKLIRRNLESTSPSGNTTMNAFDDGNSINMNGAVYTEKGPEAYRTSQNYHQREDSNDRYRSNASQHTITEDETRENMWLHARVNQNASGQVLSQEISRGSSSHQQGYVAHFNFVGDAFDNAVDMEKGSMADIQRNSKASEEVPSRGNIRANVSASLDRSAGIYGSNLTSETRQNMLELLHKVDYTGDQRTVTHVSSTDSSSVLEAPEPETPETSMAKSHDQYSGSQRFGLRLAPPSQQSPTSNHLFSLQSPTQSGNSAATSPGPLHLRNQLHRPPVAIDSPKATFPGMGNRLPQFNHDTSQGVSQPVSINFGRQFPFLEAVAGSHPSLPSSLQLGSSTPPSLWANLQSQPGPSGIEPPKLPSDFPISGDSPNSNRQTHPWATRKQTVSGESGVWSVNSQGLDYGEEHTGKKRSGQQIHSDIVDQVSHTGGLFQQKNYENARHGDQQKPAVSATDLEAFGRSLKPSNLHQNYSLLHQVSSLNNVKTDSGTMIPEKNHGAGSDLNHQQLPAVSGHQMMYGHNSGVNNPINSGLNVAARLDSFTNRDVKMLSFDESTNASWEMAKSGRSYSQIDSTSDNMAPSRTEHSQISFPMAPSWFKHYGTVQNSQMPMYDARTVTNSAHQFPFRNPFDNSHMSPSMVQLNAASASQLTAATLAVGKSPPPSVLPPEAITWNLSSMSSRKRKKATTELLPWHQEVTHSSKRVHSISEAEIEWAEAANRFIEKVEYGAEMVEEAQPLVRFKRRLVLTTQLVQQLFMPAPAAILSADATSNYDSVAYFAAKLALGDACNLASCSRSDSALSSEGCDMVYEKPKTSERIGEDYFSKIAEDFISRANKLESDLFSWCCSLEKKALIADLRVEYQELERFCIQNRFAKFHSRVQPDAAETSSSNGATLTVPKSLPQRYVTAFPMPMAVPEDAPCFSL, from the exons ATGCCACAACCTCAGCCAAGGCAGCAGCCTGGGCTTAATGACATACAGATGTTGCAGCGGCACATAATGCTAAAGCAGTTGCAAGAACACAGGAGGCAACAGCAACTTCAGGAATCAGGTTATGAAAGGCAGCAGAACCACTTTAACCACCCATCTGCCACAAATAAGCCAGCCGTCGGAGGTCATTTTTTGCCTCTGATGAATGGCACTCCTATTCATGATGCATCACAGATGTTAATGGCCGGTAACATGGCCTTTGCGCATCATGGTGCATCATCAGCTGTCCAAGGATTTCCAAATGGTTTGTATTCACGAGGTCAAAGTCAGGATATGTATTCGATGGGTCGTGTGCCTCAACAGCTTGAAGCATCTATGTATGGAACTCCTATTACAAGCTCAAGAAATAATACAAATCAATATGATCATCCACAAGGGTTATCTCATTATTCTGCTGAAGTGTTGACCAAGGCTAGTGATAACCAAACAGAGAAACCTACAATACAGTCAACAGATTTTGGTAACTCATTTGTTAGTGAAAACTACAATATTTCTTCAGATCAGGTTCGTATGTCTGATGGAGCTTCCAAGCAGTTCTTCCCTGGGAGAATTCTACCAGAGAACTTCCAGCAAGTAAATGCCCTGCAAAGGAGTGCATCACCGCATGAATTCAATGAGAGGCAAGAGCAAGGTGGTTGGCCTGGAAAAATTCCAGGAAGTACGGcgcagtctgatccttctcAGGGTTTGACTACTCTAGATCCActagaacagaaaattttgttcaatatgGATGACGACAGTTGGAATGCTTCTTTTGGTAGGAAAGCTGACATGGGCACAGGGGGGTTTGGGAATTCATTGGAATACCCAGATTATGACAGCTCATTTCCTTCCATTCAAAGTGGGAGCTGGAGTGCTCTGATGCAGTCTGCTGTTGCGGAAGCTTCTAGCAGTGATACTGGGTTACAAGAAGAGTGGAGTGGCTTGAGTTTTCAGAATACAGAACCTTCGATTGATAATCAGCCCTCAACGTTTGTGCAAAGTCGAAATCAACAAACTGGGTGGGTTGATAAACCTCAACTTCTGGTCAATGATTCCAATATGAGCTCTGACTTCCCTGGGTTCCAGCAGTTGGGCCTCCAGTTCTCAATCAAACAGAGGGACGGGATGCGATCTGATTCCTCTCATGAATCTGTGCAGCAGTCTCCCAAAATGGCTCCCAAGTGGTTAGATTCTAGTTCTCGACAGAATCAACCAATTGAGGAAAGTCATACAATTCCACCTTTGGAAAATACATGGCCTTGGCAAAGTCTTGTGCAATCAGATGGCAATGTGCAGGGGCAGAACATATCCTCATATAACAGTCACCAACCTGATGATAAACTGATTAGAAGAAACTTAGAATCCACTTCACCCAGTGGAAACACTACAATGAATGCTTTTGACGATGGGAATAGTATAAACATGAATGGAGCTGTGTACACGGAAAAGGGTCCTGAAGCATATCGGACTTCTCAGAATTACCACCAAAGGGAGGATTCTAATGACAGGTATCGCTCCAATGCATCCCAGCACACCATAACAGAAGATGAAACGAGAGAGAACATGTGGCTGCATGCAAGGGTTAATCAAAATGCATCTGGTCAG GTCCTGAGCCAAGAGATCTCCCGGGGATCGAGCAGTCATCAACAAGGATATGTTGCACACTTCAATTTTGTTGGTGATGCTTTTGACAACGCTGTAGACATGGAAAAG GGAAGCATGGCTGATATTCAAAGAAATTCAAAAGCATCAGAGGAGGTACCTAGTAGGGGAAATATTCGAGCTAATGTATCTGCCTCCTTGGATAGATCAGCTGGTATTTATGGTTCAAATCTAACTTCTGAGACCag ACAAAATATGCTTGAGCTTCTTCACAAAGTTGATTACACCGGGGATCAAAGAACTGTAACACACGTCAGCTCTACTGACTCTAGCTCTGTACTGGAAGCTCCGGAACCAGAAACGCCTGAGACATCTATGGCTAAATCACATGATCAATATTCCGGGTCACAACGCTTTGGCTTAAGGTTGGCCCCTCCATCACAGCAGTCGCCCACTTCAAACCATTTGTTCTCCTTGCAGAGCCCTACACAATCG GGAAACTCTGCTGCGACATCCCCAGGTCCTCTTCATCTAAGAAATCAGCTTCACAGGCCACCTGTAGCGATTGACTCTCCAAAAGCAACATTTCCTGGTATGGGTAATAGACTTCCACAATTTAACCACGATACCTCTCAAGGAGTATCCCAACCAGTTTCTATCAATTTTGGTCGCCAATTCCCCTTCTTGGAGGCTGTGGCAGGCAGTCATCCCTCTCTACCATCATCTCTACAACTCGGCTCTTCGACGCCACCCAGTTTATGGGCAAATCTACAGAGTCAACCAGGTCCATCTGGCATAGAACCTCCCAAACTTCCATCTGATTTTCCCATCTCTGGTGATTCACCAAATTCCAATCGCCAGACTCATCCATGGGCTACGAGAAAGCAAACTGTGTCTGGGGAATCGGGTGTATGGTCTGTGAATTCACAAGGCCTCGACTATGGAGAGGAGCACACCGGGAAGAAAAGGTCAGGTCAACAAATTCATTCAGACATAGTTGACCAAGTTTCACATACAGGGGGATTGTTTCAACAGAAGAACTATGAAAATGCAAGGCATGGTGACCAACAGAAACCAGCTGTTTCTGCAACAGATCTTGAAGCCTTTGGTCGCTCTTTGAAACCATCTAATCTTCATCAGAATTATTCTCTCTTGCATCAAGTAAGCTCTTTGAACAATGTGAAGACTGATTCAGGTACGATGATTCCAGAGAAAAATCATGGAGCAGGTTCTGATTTGAATCATCAGCAGTTACCTGCTGTTTCAGGACATCAGATGATGTACGGACATAATTCAGGCGTCAACAATCCTATAAATAGTGGACTGAATGTGGCAGCACGGCTGGACTCCTTTACCAATAGGGATGTTAAAATGCTGAGTTTTGATGAATCTACCAACGCTTCTTGGGAGATGGCCAAAAGTGGTCGAAGTTATTCGCAAATTGATTCTACTAGTGATAATATGGCACCTTCTAGAACAGAACATTCCCAGATTAGTTTTCCAATGGCACCATCTTGGTTTAAGCATTATGGAACCGTGCAAAATAGCCAGATGCCAATGTATGATGCAAGGACAGTCACGAATTCTGCACATCAGTTTCCTTTTAGGAACCCTTTTGATAATTCTCACATGAGCCCTTCTATGGTCCAATTGAATGCTGCTAGTGCCAGTCAGCTTACAGCTGCCACCTTGGCAGTGGGTAAATCACCACCTCCGAGTGTGTTGCCTCCAGAGGCCATTACATGGAATTTGTCCTCCATGAGTTCAAGGAAGCGTAAAAAAGCAACGACTGAGCTTCTACCATGGCACCAGGAAGTGACACATAGTTCCAAGAGGGTTCACTCCATCAG CGAGGCAGAAATAGAATGGGCAGAAGCTGCGAATCGTTTTATTGAAAAG GTCGAATATGGGGCCGAAATGGTTGAAGAAGCTCAGCCTTTGGTCCGATTTAAAAGACGACTTGTCCTTACAACACAGCTTGTGCAGCAGTTGTTTATGCCTGCGCCCGCAGCCATTCTTTCTGCAGATGCCACTTCAAACTATGACAGCGTGGCATACTTTGCTGCTAAGCTGGCATTAGGTGATGCATGCAATCTGGCCTCTTGCTCAAGAAGTGATTCCGCCCTCTCTTCCGAAGGCTGTGATAT GGTCTATGAGAAGCCCAAAACTTCTGAGAGAATTGGGGaggattatttctcaaaaattgCGGAAGACTTCATAAGCCGAGCGAATAAGCTGGAAAGCGACTTGTTCAG TTGGTGTTGCAGTTTGGAAAAGAAAGCATTGATTGCAGACCTAAGAGTGGAATACCAAGAACTGGAGAGATTCTGTATCCAAAACCGCTTCGCAAAGTTCCACTCCCGGGTACAACCAGATGCTGCAGAGACCTCATCATCTAATGGCGCAACTCTGACTGTACCCAAATCATTACCACAGAGATATGTCACTGCCTTTCCTATGCCTATGGCAGTGCCTGAGGATGCACCATGCTTTTCGCTTTGA
- the LOC131302252 gene encoding uncharacterized protein LOC131302252 isoform X2 produces MPQPQPRQQPGLNDIQMLQRHIMLKQLQEHRRQQQLQESGYERQQNHFNHPSATNKPAVGGHFLPLMNGTPIHDASQMLMAGNMAFAHHGASSAVQGFPNGLYSRGQSQDMYSMGRVPQQLEASMYGTPITSSRNNTNQYDHPQGLSHYSAEVLTKASDNQTEKPTIQSTDFGNSFVSENYNISSDQVRMSDGASKQFFPGRILPENFQQVNALQRSASPHEFNERQEQGGWPGKIPGSTAQSDPSQGLTTLDPLEQKILFNMDDDSWNASFGRKADMGTGGFGNSLEYPDYDSSFPSIQSGSWSALMQSAVAEASSSDTGLQEEWSGLSFQNTEPSIDNQPSTFVQSRNQQTGWVDKPQLLVNDSNMSSDFPGFQQLGLQFSIKQRDGMRSDSSHESVQQSPKMAPKWLDSSSRQNQPIEESHTIPPLENTWPWQSLVQSDGNVQGQNISSYNSHQPDDKLIRRNLESTSPSGNTTMNAFDDGNSINMNGAVYTEKGPEAYRTSQNYHQREDSNDRYRSNASQHTITEDETRENMWLHARVNQNASGQVLSQEISRGSSSHQQGYVAHFNFVGDAFDNAVDMEKGSMADIQRNSKASEEVPSRGNIRANVSASLDRSAGIYGSNLTSETRQNMLELLHKVDYTGDQRTVTHVSSTDSSSVLEAPEPETPETSMAKSHDQYSGSQRFGLRLAPPSQQSPTSNHLFSLQSPTQSGNSAATSPGPLHLRNQLHRPPVAIDSPKATFPGMGNRLPQFNHDTSQGVSQPVSINFGRQFPFLEAVAGSHPSLPSSLQLGSSTPPSLWANLQSQPGPSGIEPPKLPSDFPISGDSPNSNRQTHPWATRKQTVSGESGVWSVNSQGLDYGEEHTGKKRSGQQIHSDIVDQVSHTGGLFQQKNYENARHGDQQKPAVSATDLEAFGRSLKPSNLHQNYSLLHQVSSLNNVKTDSGTMIPEKNHGAGSDLNHQQLPAVSGHQMMYGHNSGVNNPINSGLNVAARLDSFTNRDVKMLSFDESTNASWEMAKSGRSYSQIDSTSDNMAPSRTEHSQISFPMAPSWFKHYGTVQNSQMPMYDARTVTNSAHQFPFRNPFDNSHMSPSMVQLNAASASQLTAATLAVGKSPPPSVLPPEAITWNLSSMSSRKRKKATTELLPWHQEVTHSSKRVHSISEAEIEWAEAANRFIEKVEYGAEMVEEAQPLVRFKRRLVLTTQLVQQLFMPAPAAILSADATSNYDSVAYFAAKLALGDACNLASCSRSDSALSSEGCDMVYEKPKTSERIGEDYFSKIAEDFISRANKLESDLFSLEKKALIADLRVEYQELERFCIQNRFAKFHSRVQPDAAETSSSNGATLTVPKSLPQRYVTAFPMPMAVPEDAPCFSL; encoded by the exons ATGCCACAACCTCAGCCAAGGCAGCAGCCTGGGCTTAATGACATACAGATGTTGCAGCGGCACATAATGCTAAAGCAGTTGCAAGAACACAGGAGGCAACAGCAACTTCAGGAATCAGGTTATGAAAGGCAGCAGAACCACTTTAACCACCCATCTGCCACAAATAAGCCAGCCGTCGGAGGTCATTTTTTGCCTCTGATGAATGGCACTCCTATTCATGATGCATCACAGATGTTAATGGCCGGTAACATGGCCTTTGCGCATCATGGTGCATCATCAGCTGTCCAAGGATTTCCAAATGGTTTGTATTCACGAGGTCAAAGTCAGGATATGTATTCGATGGGTCGTGTGCCTCAACAGCTTGAAGCATCTATGTATGGAACTCCTATTACAAGCTCAAGAAATAATACAAATCAATATGATCATCCACAAGGGTTATCTCATTATTCTGCTGAAGTGTTGACCAAGGCTAGTGATAACCAAACAGAGAAACCTACAATACAGTCAACAGATTTTGGTAACTCATTTGTTAGTGAAAACTACAATATTTCTTCAGATCAGGTTCGTATGTCTGATGGAGCTTCCAAGCAGTTCTTCCCTGGGAGAATTCTACCAGAGAACTTCCAGCAAGTAAATGCCCTGCAAAGGAGTGCATCACCGCATGAATTCAATGAGAGGCAAGAGCAAGGTGGTTGGCCTGGAAAAATTCCAGGAAGTACGGcgcagtctgatccttctcAGGGTTTGACTACTCTAGATCCActagaacagaaaattttgttcaatatgGATGACGACAGTTGGAATGCTTCTTTTGGTAGGAAAGCTGACATGGGCACAGGGGGGTTTGGGAATTCATTGGAATACCCAGATTATGACAGCTCATTTCCTTCCATTCAAAGTGGGAGCTGGAGTGCTCTGATGCAGTCTGCTGTTGCGGAAGCTTCTAGCAGTGATACTGGGTTACAAGAAGAGTGGAGTGGCTTGAGTTTTCAGAATACAGAACCTTCGATTGATAATCAGCCCTCAACGTTTGTGCAAAGTCGAAATCAACAAACTGGGTGGGTTGATAAACCTCAACTTCTGGTCAATGATTCCAATATGAGCTCTGACTTCCCTGGGTTCCAGCAGTTGGGCCTCCAGTTCTCAATCAAACAGAGGGACGGGATGCGATCTGATTCCTCTCATGAATCTGTGCAGCAGTCTCCCAAAATGGCTCCCAAGTGGTTAGATTCTAGTTCTCGACAGAATCAACCAATTGAGGAAAGTCATACAATTCCACCTTTGGAAAATACATGGCCTTGGCAAAGTCTTGTGCAATCAGATGGCAATGTGCAGGGGCAGAACATATCCTCATATAACAGTCACCAACCTGATGATAAACTGATTAGAAGAAACTTAGAATCCACTTCACCCAGTGGAAACACTACAATGAATGCTTTTGACGATGGGAATAGTATAAACATGAATGGAGCTGTGTACACGGAAAAGGGTCCTGAAGCATATCGGACTTCTCAGAATTACCACCAAAGGGAGGATTCTAATGACAGGTATCGCTCCAATGCATCCCAGCACACCATAACAGAAGATGAAACGAGAGAGAACATGTGGCTGCATGCAAGGGTTAATCAAAATGCATCTGGTCAG GTCCTGAGCCAAGAGATCTCCCGGGGATCGAGCAGTCATCAACAAGGATATGTTGCACACTTCAATTTTGTTGGTGATGCTTTTGACAACGCTGTAGACATGGAAAAG GGAAGCATGGCTGATATTCAAAGAAATTCAAAAGCATCAGAGGAGGTACCTAGTAGGGGAAATATTCGAGCTAATGTATCTGCCTCCTTGGATAGATCAGCTGGTATTTATGGTTCAAATCTAACTTCTGAGACCag ACAAAATATGCTTGAGCTTCTTCACAAAGTTGATTACACCGGGGATCAAAGAACTGTAACACACGTCAGCTCTACTGACTCTAGCTCTGTACTGGAAGCTCCGGAACCAGAAACGCCTGAGACATCTATGGCTAAATCACATGATCAATATTCCGGGTCACAACGCTTTGGCTTAAGGTTGGCCCCTCCATCACAGCAGTCGCCCACTTCAAACCATTTGTTCTCCTTGCAGAGCCCTACACAATCG GGAAACTCTGCTGCGACATCCCCAGGTCCTCTTCATCTAAGAAATCAGCTTCACAGGCCACCTGTAGCGATTGACTCTCCAAAAGCAACATTTCCTGGTATGGGTAATAGACTTCCACAATTTAACCACGATACCTCTCAAGGAGTATCCCAACCAGTTTCTATCAATTTTGGTCGCCAATTCCCCTTCTTGGAGGCTGTGGCAGGCAGTCATCCCTCTCTACCATCATCTCTACAACTCGGCTCTTCGACGCCACCCAGTTTATGGGCAAATCTACAGAGTCAACCAGGTCCATCTGGCATAGAACCTCCCAAACTTCCATCTGATTTTCCCATCTCTGGTGATTCACCAAATTCCAATCGCCAGACTCATCCATGGGCTACGAGAAAGCAAACTGTGTCTGGGGAATCGGGTGTATGGTCTGTGAATTCACAAGGCCTCGACTATGGAGAGGAGCACACCGGGAAGAAAAGGTCAGGTCAACAAATTCATTCAGACATAGTTGACCAAGTTTCACATACAGGGGGATTGTTTCAACAGAAGAACTATGAAAATGCAAGGCATGGTGACCAACAGAAACCAGCTGTTTCTGCAACAGATCTTGAAGCCTTTGGTCGCTCTTTGAAACCATCTAATCTTCATCAGAATTATTCTCTCTTGCATCAAGTAAGCTCTTTGAACAATGTGAAGACTGATTCAGGTACGATGATTCCAGAGAAAAATCATGGAGCAGGTTCTGATTTGAATCATCAGCAGTTACCTGCTGTTTCAGGACATCAGATGATGTACGGACATAATTCAGGCGTCAACAATCCTATAAATAGTGGACTGAATGTGGCAGCACGGCTGGACTCCTTTACCAATAGGGATGTTAAAATGCTGAGTTTTGATGAATCTACCAACGCTTCTTGGGAGATGGCCAAAAGTGGTCGAAGTTATTCGCAAATTGATTCTACTAGTGATAATATGGCACCTTCTAGAACAGAACATTCCCAGATTAGTTTTCCAATGGCACCATCTTGGTTTAAGCATTATGGAACCGTGCAAAATAGCCAGATGCCAATGTATGATGCAAGGACAGTCACGAATTCTGCACATCAGTTTCCTTTTAGGAACCCTTTTGATAATTCTCACATGAGCCCTTCTATGGTCCAATTGAATGCTGCTAGTGCCAGTCAGCTTACAGCTGCCACCTTGGCAGTGGGTAAATCACCACCTCCGAGTGTGTTGCCTCCAGAGGCCATTACATGGAATTTGTCCTCCATGAGTTCAAGGAAGCGTAAAAAAGCAACGACTGAGCTTCTACCATGGCACCAGGAAGTGACACATAGTTCCAAGAGGGTTCACTCCATCAG CGAGGCAGAAATAGAATGGGCAGAAGCTGCGAATCGTTTTATTGAAAAG GTCGAATATGGGGCCGAAATGGTTGAAGAAGCTCAGCCTTTGGTCCGATTTAAAAGACGACTTGTCCTTACAACACAGCTTGTGCAGCAGTTGTTTATGCCTGCGCCCGCAGCCATTCTTTCTGCAGATGCCACTTCAAACTATGACAGCGTGGCATACTTTGCTGCTAAGCTGGCATTAGGTGATGCATGCAATCTGGCCTCTTGCTCAAGAAGTGATTCCGCCCTCTCTTCCGAAGGCTGTGATAT GGTCTATGAGAAGCCCAAAACTTCTGAGAGAATTGGGGaggattatttctcaaaaattgCGGAAGACTTCATAAGCCGAGCGAATAAGCTGGAAAGCGACTTGTTCAG TTTGGAAAAGAAAGCATTGATTGCAGACCTAAGAGTGGAATACCAAGAACTGGAGAGATTCTGTATCCAAAACCGCTTCGCAAAGTTCCACTCCCGGGTACAACCAGATGCTGCAGAGACCTCATCATCTAATGGCGCAACTCTGACTGTACCCAAATCATTACCACAGAGATATGTCACTGCCTTTCCTATGCCTATGGCAGTGCCTGAGGATGCACCATGCTTTTCGCTTTGA